One stretch of Anaerolineae bacterium DNA includes these proteins:
- a CDS encoding carbohydrate ABC transporter permease translates to MVTKASDPAAAHSLDFSVIAARASRRRRQQLRLVRDASLYMVMSAGSIAFVMPFVWMLSTSLKAAEQVWQQPPVWIPSPVVFQNYVDAVTSVPTLTYLKNSVLIAALSIVGLVFSSSLVAFAFSRIEWPGRDAWFGILLSTMMLPSQVTMIPVFVLFFRLGWVNTLKPLIVPSFFGSAFYIFLLRQFFMGIPRELDESAIIDGANPLVIWGRIILPLSGPALAAVAIFSFVGNWNDFMGPLIYLNRTDKWTLPLGLLAFRNKYGTEWAQLMAYSTLVMLPCLLVFFFFQRYFIQGITLTGIKG, encoded by the coding sequence ATGGTAACTAAGGCGAGTGACCCGGCCGCTGCGCACTCGCTCGACTTCTCTGTGATAGCCGCGCGAGCCAGCCGCCGGAGAAGGCAGCAGCTGCGCCTTGTGCGCGACGCCAGCCTATACATGGTGATGTCGGCGGGTAGCATAGCCTTCGTCATGCCCTTTGTGTGGATGCTGTCCACCTCTCTCAAAGCGGCAGAGCAAGTGTGGCAACAGCCTCCTGTCTGGATACCCTCCCCTGTAGTGTTTCAGAACTACGTCGACGCCGTGACGTCTGTTCCCACTCTCACGTACCTCAAGAACTCAGTGCTGATTGCGGCGCTCAGCATAGTCGGACTGGTCTTCTCTTCCTCGCTCGTGGCCTTCGCCTTCTCCAGGATCGAGTGGCCCGGCCGAGATGCCTGGTTCGGCATTCTGCTCTCGACCATGATGCTGCCCAGCCAGGTCACCATGATCCCCGTCTTCGTGCTCTTCTTCAGGCTAGGATGGGTCAACACACTCAAGCCCCTGATCGTCCCCTCGTTCTTCGGGAGCGCCTTCTACATCTTCCTGCTTCGCCAGTTCTTCATGGGCATTCCTCGAGAACTTGACGAGTCAGCCATCATTGACGGAGCCAATCCCCTAGTGATCTGGGGACGCATCATACTTCCCCTTTCGGGGCCGGCTCTGGCGGCCGTAGCCATCTTTTCGTTTGTGGGCAACTGGAACGATTTCATGGGCCCACTCATCTATCTGAACCGTACTGACAAGTGGACTCTACCTCTCGGATTGTTGGCTTTCCGTAACAAGTATGGAACTGAGTGGGCACAACTCATGGCTTACTCCACTCTGGTCATGCTACCTTGTCTACTGGTCTTCTTCTTCTTCCAGCGGTACTTCATCCAGGGCATCACTCTTACCGGCATAAAGGGATAG